ACACGATCGCCGCGGTGATGCTCCCCGCGGGTGCGATGTAGTCGCGAAAGATCGAGATGCGACGGTCGACGTAGATCTGGTCACCGGAGCGGATCGGCGTCTGCGCGAGCCCCGCCTCCGGGCTGGTCATGTCGATCAGGATCATCTGCCCGTCGCGGAAGAGCCGCACGCGCTCCAGCACGCCCCGCTCGGAGGCCCCTCCCGCGATCGCCACCGCCTCCGCGATGGTGGTGGAGGGCGGAAGGCGATAGAGGCTCGGCTGCCGCACCTCTCCCCCGACCGAGACCCGGAGCAGCGGCTGCACGAAGAACTGGGGATTGGTGGCCAGGC
This genomic window from Longimicrobiaceae bacterium contains:
- a CDS encoding polysaccharide biosynthesis/export family protein, whose product is AQSGNSEARVLQAGDAIRLTVWRQEDLSGEFPIAEDGSIGHPLLRDLRVAGLPLPEVEARIRERLASLATNPQFFVQPLLRVSVGGEVRQPSLYRLPPSTTIAEAVAIAGGASERGVLERVRLFRDGQMILIDMTSPEAGLAQTPIRSGDQIYVDRRISIFRDYIAPAGSITAAIVSLIAVLTR